In Pseudoalteromonas sp. NC201, a single window of DNA contains:
- a CDS encoding lysine transporter LysE, whose protein sequence is MFTLFSEQANDTFGALGNLILVLWLAILNILVHLVWIKAGDLLARVSNDPNYNKWLNRFYGGCLYLVAVWLIFDNEIWREGLI, encoded by the coding sequence ATGTTTACGCTTTTTAGTGAACAAGCAAATGATACCTTCGGCGCGTTGGGCAATTTAATTCTGGTGTTATGGCTTGCGATACTCAACATTTTGGTGCATTTGGTGTGGATTAAAGCTGGTGATTTGTTGGCGCGAGTGTCGAATGACCCAAATTATAATAAATGGTTGAATCGGTTTTACGGCGGCTGTTTGTATCTGGTCGCGGTTTGGTTAATTTTCGATAATGAAATTTGGCGCGAAGGTTTGATCTGA
- the metG gene encoding methionine--tRNA ligase — protein MTKRKILITSALPYANGPTHLGHLLEYIQTDIWARFQKLQGHEAYYVCADDAHGTPIMLNAQKQGITPEEMVKQVSIERQRDFADFNIEFDNYHSTHSDENRELSELIYTRLDEKGYIKKRTISQLFDPEKGIFLPDRFVTGTCPTCKSEDQNGDSCDACGATYSPTELIEPKSVMSGATPILKDSEHYFFDLPAFEDMLKTWLRSGSLQSEMANKLDEWFADGLQQWDISRDAPYFGFEIPGAPGKYFYVWLDAPIGYMASFKNLCEKQGLNFDEFWGEGSDAELYHFIGKDIIYFHSLFWPAMLDGANFRKPNNVFAHGFVTVNGAKMSKSKGTFVKARTYLEHLDPEYLRYYYAAKLNSGVTDLDLNLEDFAARVNSDLVGKVVNIASRCAGFITKKFDGKLSGSIMDEALLTSFVAAKDSIATHFENREYSRAVREIMTLADKANQFIDAEAPWVLAKNEETLERAHQVCSMGLNLFRVLLTYLKPILPGMAKNVEAFLNTELSWESVDNALVNHEINKFKALMQRVELDKVNAMIESSKESLEKKVGGQSVAADPNSPLAKEPIAAEIEFDDFAKVDLRVAKIANAEHVEGADKLLKLTLDLGGETRQVFAGIKSAYSPEDLIGKLTVMVANLKPRKMRFGMSEGMVLAAGPGGKEIYILNPDEGSQPGMRVM, from the coding sequence ATGACGAAGAGAAAAATTCTCATTACCAGTGCATTACCATACGCAAATGGCCCCACTCACTTAGGCCACTTGCTGGAATATATTCAAACCGATATTTGGGCTCGCTTCCAAAAGTTACAAGGCCATGAAGCCTATTATGTATGTGCAGACGATGCGCACGGCACGCCAATCATGCTAAATGCACAGAAGCAAGGTATCACACCTGAAGAAATGGTTAAGCAGGTAAGTATTGAGCGTCAGCGTGACTTTGCAGACTTCAATATCGAGTTTGATAACTATCACAGCACACATAGTGACGAAAACCGTGAACTAAGCGAGCTTATCTACACTCGTTTAGACGAAAAAGGCTATATCAAAAAGCGCACGATTTCACAGTTATTTGACCCAGAGAAAGGCATTTTCCTACCAGATCGTTTTGTTACTGGTACTTGCCCGACTTGTAAGTCTGAAGATCAAAATGGCGATAGCTGTGATGCCTGCGGTGCAACCTACAGCCCAACAGAGTTGATTGAGCCAAAATCGGTGATGTCTGGTGCGACACCTATCTTGAAAGATTCAGAGCATTACTTCTTTGACTTACCAGCATTCGAAGACATGCTAAAAACATGGCTACGCTCAGGTAGTCTGCAATCTGAAATGGCGAACAAGCTAGACGAATGGTTTGCAGACGGCTTGCAGCAGTGGGATATCAGCCGTGACGCCCCCTATTTTGGTTTTGAAATCCCAGGCGCGCCTGGCAAATATTTCTATGTTTGGTTGGATGCACCAATCGGTTACATGGCAAGCTTCAAAAACCTTTGCGAGAAACAAGGCCTAAACTTTGACGAGTTTTGGGGTGAAGGCTCTGACGCCGAGCTTTATCACTTTATCGGTAAAGACATCATCTACTTCCACAGCCTATTTTGGCCTGCAATGCTTGATGGCGCTAATTTCCGTAAACCAAATAACGTATTCGCTCACGGTTTTGTCACCGTAAATGGCGCTAAGATGTCTAAGTCAAAAGGCACTTTTGTAAAGGCTCGTACCTACCTTGAACACTTAGATCCAGAATATTTACGTTATTACTACGCGGCTAAACTAAACAGCGGCGTTACGGATTTAGACCTCAACTTAGAAGATTTCGCGGCACGCGTAAACTCAGACTTAGTGGGCAAAGTGGTAAACATCGCGAGTCGCTGCGCAGGCTTTATTACTAAGAAATTTGACGGCAAGCTAAGCGGCTCTATTATGGACGAAGCGCTACTAACTAGCTTTGTTGCTGCAAAGGATTCAATCGCGACACATTTTGAAAACCGCGAATACAGCCGCGCAGTGCGTGAAATCATGACCCTTGCTGACAAAGCAAACCAGTTTATTGATGCCGAAGCGCCTTGGGTGCTTGCAAAGAATGAAGAGACACTTGAGCGTGCACATCAAGTGTGCTCTATGGGTCTTAACCTATTCCGCGTACTACTGACTTATTTAAAACCTATCCTTCCAGGTATGGCGAAAAATGTAGAAGCTTTCTTAAACACTGAGCTAAGTTGGGAAAGCGTTGACAACGCCCTTGTTAATCATGAAATCAATAAGTTTAAGGCACTAATGCAGCGTGTTGAACTTGATAAAGTGAATGCGATGATCGAGTCTTCGAAAGAAAGTCTTGAAAAGAAAGTGGGTGGTCAATCTGTAGCAGCAGATCCGAATAGCCCGCTTGCCAAAGAGCCAATCGCTGCGGAAATCGAATTCGATGATTTTGCCAAAGTTGATCTGCGTGTCGCAAAAATTGCTAACGCAGAGCATGTTGAAGGTGCAGACAAACTGCTTAAACTTACGCTTGATTTAGGTGGTGAAACGCGCCAGGTGTTTGCTGGCATTAAGTCTGCTTATTCACCTGAAGATCTTATCGGCAAGTTAACAGTAATGGTTGCAAACCTAAAACCTCGTAAGATGCGTTTTGGTATGTCAGAAGGCATGGTGTTGGCTGCAGGCCCTGGTGGTAAAGAAATTTACATCTTAAATCCAGACGAAGGTTCACAGCCTGGCATGCGAGTGATGTAA
- the apbC gene encoding iron-sulfur cluster carrier protein ApbC has translation MFGLEKWFAKGKNTKQAIIELLNGYRSAALPVGIDANWVIKTQESKTQIQVHINFPFAIQCDQEIASYLQQHLGKPVEVTSKVVVVGRPKFKAIKHIILVASGKGGVGKSTTAINLAYALRAQGAKVGVLDADIYGPSLPSLLALEDEKPQAKDDKTLLPIEKSGIKAMSIGFLVPAEDATVWRGPMASQALTQLLNETDWGELDYLIVDMPPGTGDIQLTMTQKVPASGAVIVTTPQTLALADAQKGIAMFEKVQLPILGLVENMSYFNCEQCGSRNHIFGHSGGTTLASRYGVPLLAEVPLNEQIRTATEQGEDIIATVREPNSESKTDNHGIADHYVDCAQLVASMLYYQSDSTSGVEIVMTED, from the coding sequence ATGTTTGGACTGGAAAAATGGTTTGCCAAGGGGAAAAACACCAAACAGGCAATCATTGAGCTTTTAAATGGCTATCGTAGTGCGGCATTACCAGTAGGTATTGATGCCAATTGGGTCATCAAAACGCAAGAGTCAAAAACGCAAATCCAAGTACATATTAATTTCCCGTTTGCTATTCAATGTGATCAAGAAATTGCCAGTTATCTGCAGCAACACTTAGGTAAGCCCGTTGAGGTGACATCGAAAGTCGTCGTAGTCGGCAGACCAAAATTTAAAGCCATTAAACATATTATTCTTGTTGCCTCGGGTAAGGGCGGGGTTGGTAAGTCTACCACTGCGATTAATTTGGCGTATGCGCTACGTGCTCAAGGTGCGAAAGTTGGTGTGCTAGATGCTGATATTTATGGCCCTTCGCTACCTAGTTTACTGGCTCTTGAGGATGAAAAACCTCAGGCGAAAGATGATAAAACCTTACTACCAATTGAAAAGTCGGGTATTAAAGCCATGTCTATCGGCTTTTTGGTCCCAGCAGAGGACGCCACTGTTTGGCGAGGACCAATGGCTTCTCAAGCGCTTACTCAATTGTTAAATGAAACGGATTGGGGTGAGCTGGATTATCTGATTGTTGATATGCCGCCAGGCACAGGAGATATCCAACTTACCATGACGCAAAAAGTGCCAGCCAGTGGTGCGGTGATTGTCACTACACCGCAGACCTTAGCGCTTGCAGATGCACAGAAGGGCATCGCGATGTTTGAAAAAGTGCAGCTCCCTATTTTAGGTTTGGTCGAAAATATGAGTTACTTCAATTGTGAGCAATGTGGTAGTCGCAACCATATTTTTGGTCACTCTGGTGGCACCACGCTGGCGAGTCGCTATGGTGTGCCTCTGCTCGCGGAAGTACCGCTTAACGAACAGATCAGAACAGCAACAGAGCAGGGCGAAGATATCATTGCCACAGTCCGTGAGCCTAATTCAGAAAGTAAGACTGACAATCATGGTATAGCAGATCACTATGTTGATTGTGCCCAACTGGTTGCCAGTATGTTATATTACCAATCAGACTCAACATCGGGTGTTGAGATTGTGATGACGGAAGACTAA
- the dcd gene encoding dCTP deaminase, whose translation MRLSDTHIREAIEQQRIIIEPTPKPDMISGVTVDLRLGNKFRVFQDHAAPYVDLSGPKDQINAAMESIMSDEIVLEDGQAFFLHPGELALAMTYEKVTLPADLVGWLDGRSSLARLGLMVHVTAHRIDPGWSGNIVLEFYNSGKLPLALRPNMKIGAMSFETMTSAAQFPYNERKDAKYKDQNSAVASRISDDS comes from the coding sequence ATGAGATTATCGGATACCCATATTCGAGAAGCGATTGAACAACAACGCATAATCATCGAACCTACACCTAAGCCAGATATGATTTCAGGCGTTACCGTGGATTTAAGACTGGGTAACAAGTTTAGAGTGTTTCAGGACCATGCCGCGCCTTACGTTGATCTCAGTGGTCCTAAAGATCAGATCAATGCCGCGATGGAATCCATCATGAGTGACGAAATTGTGTTAGAAGATGGCCAAGCGTTTTTCTTGCACCCTGGTGAGCTGGCGCTGGCAATGACGTATGAAAAAGTAACCCTACCTGCCGACCTTGTTGGTTGGTTAGATGGCCGCTCGTCGCTGGCAAGGCTAGGTTTAATGGTTCATGTTACTGCGCATCGTATTGATCCCGGTTGGTCTGGAAACATCGTATTAGAATTCTATAACTCAGGTAAGTTGCCTTTGGCACTTAGGCCAAACATGAAAATAGGTGCGATGAGCTTTGAAACGATGACAAGTGCTGCGCAATTCCCTTATAACGAGCGTAAAGACGCCAAATATAAGGATCAAAATAGTGCGGTTGCTTCGCGTATTAGTGACGACAGTTAA
- a CDS encoding bifunctional diguanylate cyclase/phosphodiesterase has product MWLSAARYATLMFTIIVCCIFAMLATAETQLAAETIEARPLISVGYGDFSEAQFNVSQETVIIPKGVAVWLRITNLVRDDLSDQVLTVARPSMGSVEFFTTDPIGKLTQIPASNNHTSLSHFSPHLVIDANSHIEPIVVKVQSPYVSLSRVSIEPYEVYIEDTNAHLFLTGLFLGVMFLLSIFMLSTGIISKRASLLSVGGYLLSLACLYVTHKGLADIFFSYQNSIHFLHYSGSFVCFALGFSLLFFHHFLTKNRLDRKIKLTIKTTAYIYLLSGVIVAFAKVDLPFALQSIMVIGAIVLSTMILVSQDKDSRKEVYFCCAIWSPMVAVLIGFAGSQLIQPSEQISIVNHVLISLHLMLLLLFVVWHDAEKRRMYIHYAEFDKETALPNKFALFGSLAKLEEQNKAHTLLLFKPLILPSIRLSFGLTFANQHINKLFKEVSEQINTYGSAAVANKGNTPIYRLEDQVFAIVLDGKIEVSQVEQYVCILSAVFEEGVGYKDTQIVDSLEVGVANYPMHAKSTEKLIQRALQALNTKSHNGQRWHLFDVESSISTERQLKLTSFLKSAIEHEQFSLFFQPQVDLRTGRVFGSEVLLRWLHPELGYIPPDEFIPIAESSGQIYEITEWVIEHALHYQAEITKLLPEHVISINVSGRDLSRRELSVQLITLINELSLAPSQIMIEITESVTIGKEAELKGVLDDYRSIGVKVAIDDFGTGYSSLAYLSKLGFDELKIDKSFVMDIETSKSNQTICKATCDMAHSLGSRVVAEGVEDINSYIRLQAYGCDFAQGYFISRPLPFTEFKSWLGKVTYAGDIKSFLVR; this is encoded by the coding sequence ATGTGGCTTAGCGCTGCTAGGTATGCCACACTGATGTTTACGATAATTGTGTGTTGCATCTTTGCGATGTTGGCTACTGCTGAAACGCAGCTGGCCGCAGAAACTATAGAAGCAAGACCTTTAATTTCAGTAGGCTATGGTGACTTTTCCGAGGCCCAGTTTAATGTATCGCAAGAAACGGTAATTATTCCAAAGGGCGTTGCGGTTTGGCTTCGAATCACAAACCTCGTTCGCGATGATCTGTCAGACCAAGTGCTAACAGTCGCACGTCCATCCATGGGCAGTGTTGAGTTTTTTACCACGGACCCTATTGGAAAATTAACTCAAATCCCCGCAAGTAATAATCATACATCGTTATCCCACTTTTCCCCCCATTTGGTAATTGATGCAAATAGCCATATTGAGCCGATCGTTGTTAAAGTTCAATCACCCTATGTTTCCTTGTCTAGAGTGAGTATTGAACCTTATGAAGTTTATATAGAAGATACCAATGCTCATCTATTTTTAACAGGGTTGTTTCTAGGGGTGATGTTTTTATTGAGTATTTTCATGCTCAGTACCGGTATTATTTCGAAACGCGCAAGCCTGCTTTCGGTTGGTGGCTATTTGCTGTCATTAGCCTGCCTTTACGTCACCCATAAAGGACTCGCTGATATCTTTTTCAGCTACCAAAATAGCATTCATTTTTTACATTACAGTGGCAGCTTTGTGTGTTTTGCACTCGGCTTCAGCCTTTTGTTTTTTCATCATTTCCTTACTAAAAATAGGCTTGATAGAAAGATAAAGCTAACCATCAAGACGACCGCATATATCTACTTACTAAGCGGTGTCATTGTGGCGTTTGCGAAAGTGGATTTACCGTTTGCACTTCAGTCAATTATGGTTATTGGTGCAATTGTATTAAGTACGATGATTTTGGTAAGTCAAGATAAAGACAGCCGTAAAGAAGTCTATTTTTGCTGCGCAATTTGGTCTCCTATGGTGGCGGTATTAATTGGTTTTGCTGGGAGTCAATTAATACAACCAAGTGAGCAAATATCAATCGTAAACCATGTGTTGATCAGCCTACATTTAATGCTCTTACTACTGTTTGTGGTTTGGCATGATGCGGAAAAGCGGCGTATGTATATTCATTATGCTGAGTTTGATAAAGAGACTGCACTTCCCAATAAATTCGCCCTGTTTGGTTCGCTCGCTAAGCTTGAGGAGCAAAATAAAGCGCATACATTGTTGCTTTTTAAACCACTGATCCTGCCATCAATAAGACTGAGTTTTGGCTTAACCTTTGCAAATCAGCACATCAATAAGTTATTCAAAGAGGTCTCTGAGCAAATCAATACTTATGGTAGCGCTGCCGTTGCAAATAAAGGAAACACACCTATTTACCGTCTAGAAGACCAAGTGTTTGCCATCGTGCTTGATGGTAAAATAGAGGTCAGTCAAGTTGAGCAATATGTATGTATTTTATCAGCTGTATTCGAAGAAGGGGTTGGCTATAAAGACACGCAGATTGTCGATAGTTTAGAGGTTGGGGTTGCGAATTATCCAATGCATGCAAAATCCACTGAGAAGCTTATCCAGCGCGCGCTGCAGGCTCTTAATACTAAGTCACACAATGGTCAACGTTGGCATCTATTTGATGTTGAAAGCTCTATTTCGACTGAGCGACAATTAAAGCTCACCTCGTTTCTTAAAAGTGCGATAGAACATGAACAGTTCAGTTTATTCTTTCAGCCGCAGGTAGACCTCAGGACTGGCAGGGTATTTGGCTCGGAAGTGCTACTGCGCTGGCTTCACCCTGAACTTGGTTACATACCACCTGACGAATTTATTCCGATTGCGGAGTCTTCAGGGCAAATTTATGAGATCACCGAATGGGTGATTGAGCATGCGCTTCATTATCAAGCTGAGATAACCAAGTTATTGCCTGAGCACGTTATTTCAATCAACGTATCTGGTCGTGACTTGAGTAGAAGAGAGTTGTCGGTACAGCTTATTACGCTTATCAATGAATTATCACTCGCACCTTCTCAAATAATGATAGAGATCACGGAATCTGTAACGATAGGAAAAGAAGCAGAGCTTAAAGGGGTGTTAGATGATTATCGTTCAATCGGCGTAAAGGTGGCGATAGACGATTTTGGTACTGGATATTCCTCACTTGCATATTTGAGTAAACTTGGATTTGATGAACTTAAAATTGATAAAAGTTTTGTGATGGATATTGAGACATCTAAGAGCAACCAAACAATTTGTAAAGCGACGTGTGATATGGCGCACAGTTTAGGATCAAGGGTGGTGGCAGAAGGGGTTGAGGATATCAATAGCTACATTCGTTTGCAGGCCTATGGCTGCGACTTTGCGCAGGGCTATTTTATTTCACGTCCGTTGCCGTTCACGGAGTTTAAGAGTTGGCTTGGTAAAGTCACCTATGCTGGTGATATAAAATCTTTCCTAGTTCGCTGA
- a CDS encoding CLCA_X family protein, translating to MPSSRLQRGYTRRGPDYRFGDQVDFSEIKQTFGFKTMTIGHWVTPEETRLSANFIYDALADLAQILQVPPEVIGLRGTLNFAFGTGGQQGIQAHYAANTRTLALAKNAGGGALAHEWWHAFDHYICQHLITQPKKPFASSAWLLSTETVLHPLNNALATFFAHTFLDEQHQQPNRYFHTAKIADSANKQIYYALPEELTARMFEAIIAYHSDISNSFLAAGIKGSEQEKLGIYPKHEHRKRCAEPIFHYFSELGKILYHQHR from the coding sequence ATGCCAAGCTCGAGACTACAGCGCGGATACACTCGCCGAGGACCCGATTATCGATTCGGCGATCAAGTTGATTTCAGTGAAATTAAACAGACCTTTGGCTTTAAAACCATGACCATTGGTCATTGGGTTACGCCCGAAGAAACCCGTTTATCCGCCAATTTCATTTATGATGCCCTCGCAGATCTAGCCCAAATATTACAGGTACCACCAGAAGTCATTGGCCTTCGGGGAACACTTAATTTTGCTTTTGGTACAGGCGGGCAACAAGGTATTCAAGCGCATTACGCGGCAAATACGAGAACACTCGCGTTAGCAAAAAATGCCGGCGGTGGCGCACTTGCCCACGAATGGTGGCATGCATTTGATCACTATATTTGCCAGCATTTAATAACACAGCCAAAAAAGCCTTTTGCATCGTCAGCTTGGTTACTTTCTACTGAAACCGTATTACACCCTCTGAACAATGCTTTAGCAACGTTTTTTGCGCATACCTTTTTAGATGAACAACATCAACAACCAAATCGGTATTTTCATACCGCCAAGATTGCTGATAGCGCAAACAAACAAATATATTACGCCCTGCCCGAGGAGCTAACAGCTCGGATGTTCGAGGCCATTATTGCCTATCACAGCGATATATCAAATTCATTTTTGGCCGCGGGAATTAAAGGTTCAGAACAAGAAAAACTGGGGATTTACCCAAAGCATGAACATAGAAAACGATGCGCTGAGCCCATTTTTCACTACTTCAGCGAACTAGGAAAGATTTTATATCACCAGCATAGGTGA
- a CDS encoding tRNA-uridine aminocarboxypropyltransferase translates to MKRNTCPVCQFPTKTCVCSYIGNVIPNATQVIIMQHPSEVKVAKNTAKLLALQLDSFALYVGENTTDFEELINFCNGNHVALLYPNSHAKTLTTEHNHAQKLDAIILLDGTWKKATKLYKLNPWLSQLPSFQFDSVNASEYTIRKSKHEYSLSTLEAAAQFLEIVDQCETSDLYKLQAGMVKEQMKRMPDDVKARY, encoded by the coding sequence ATGAAACGTAATACCTGTCCAGTCTGTCAGTTTCCCACAAAAACTTGCGTATGCTCCTATATTGGTAACGTGATACCAAATGCGACTCAAGTTATTATCATGCAGCACCCAAGCGAAGTAAAAGTCGCCAAGAATACCGCAAAGCTCCTCGCCTTGCAGTTAGACAGTTTTGCGCTGTATGTTGGAGAAAATACCACTGACTTTGAAGAGTTGATTAACTTCTGCAACGGAAACCATGTTGCACTACTCTACCCAAACAGCCACGCTAAGACCTTAACTACAGAACATAATCACGCTCAAAAGCTTGATGCCATCATCTTATTGGATGGTACTTGGAAGAAAGCCACTAAGCTTTATAAGCTCAACCCGTGGCTAAGCCAGTTGCCCAGTTTTCAGTTCGATTCGGTCAATGCAAGTGAATATACTATTCGTAAATCTAAACATGAATACAGTTTATCAACTCTTGAAGCGGCCGCTCAATTTCTCGAAATTGTAGATCAATGCGAAACTTCGGATCTCTATAAACTTCAAGCTGGTATGGTGAAAGAGCAGATGAAACGAATGCCTGATGATGTTAAAGCTCGATATTAA
- a CDS encoding Hpt domain-containing protein, whose amino-acid sequence MSIVIDEGALENMQMLLGEQFEDTVHFCCSEFERLESELMLNLNQDQEAAIRHAHSLKSNAAQFGAASLSDLAKMIEHALIQGEQDIVDDSIEKLAAQVAGSKAKLQQWVSTQS is encoded by the coding sequence ATGAGCATCGTAATAGATGAAGGTGCCCTAGAAAACATGCAAATGTTGCTGGGCGAGCAATTCGAAGATACGGTTCATTTTTGTTGTTCTGAATTCGAGCGGTTAGAATCGGAGTTGATGCTGAATTTGAATCAGGATCAAGAAGCTGCCATTCGTCATGCTCACAGTTTGAAATCTAACGCTGCTCAGTTTGGGGCCGCTAGTTTGAGCGATTTAGCAAAGATGATAGAGCATGCCCTTATTCAAGGGGAGCAGGATATTGTTGATGATTCTATTGAGAAGCTGGCAGCACAAGTTGCAGGTTCAAAAGCGAAACTGCAGCAGTGGGTGAGTACACAGTCTTAA
- a CDS encoding pyridoxal phosphate-dependent aminotransferase has translation MLQITKSNKLNGVSYDIRGPVLDQARKMEDEGMKVLKLNIGNPAAFGFDMPEDMHRDIIKNLYSAQGYCDSKGLYSARVAVYQYYQQKSFPNISVDNIFIGNGVSELIQMTAQALLNDGDEVLIPAPDYPLWTAAVKLSGGNPVHYLCDEEQDWFPDIEDIKRKITSRTKALVLINPNNPTGAVYDKALLEALIDVAREHKLLILSDEIYEKILYDDAEHFSLASLCDDIPVITFNGLAKTYRAAGIRMGWMVISGKHSVMRDLITGLEMLASMRLCANVPAQFAIQQALGGIQSIDQLIEPGGRLYEQRDIAFKGLNDIEGISCVKPKGALYAFPKVDVKRFNIKNDERMVLDLLKEEKILLVHGRAFNWPSADHFRLVFLPHKDDLQPAMDRVKRFFAHYSQ, from the coding sequence ATGCTACAAATAACAAAAAGTAATAAGCTCAATGGTGTGAGTTACGATATTCGTGGTCCAGTATTGGATCAAGCAAGAAAAATGGAAGACGAAGGCATGAAAGTCCTCAAATTAAATATTGGTAATCCGGCGGCATTTGGCTTTGATATGCCAGAAGATATGCACCGAGATATCATAAAAAACTTATATTCTGCACAGGGCTATTGCGACTCAAAAGGATTGTATTCTGCCCGAGTTGCCGTGTATCAATATTATCAGCAAAAAAGCTTTCCCAATATTAGTGTCGATAACATCTTCATTGGCAATGGCGTCAGTGAATTGATCCAAATGACCGCACAAGCCTTACTCAATGACGGTGACGAAGTGTTGATCCCCGCACCGGATTATCCGTTATGGACTGCCGCAGTTAAATTATCAGGCGGTAACCCAGTGCATTATCTTTGTGATGAAGAGCAAGACTGGTTTCCAGATATCGAAGATATCAAGCGTAAAATCACGAGTCGTACAAAGGCATTGGTGCTGATCAACCCAAATAATCCGACCGGTGCTGTATATGACAAAGCATTGCTTGAGGCATTAATTGACGTTGCCAGAGAACACAAGCTATTAATACTGAGTGATGAGATCTACGAAAAGATTTTATATGATGATGCGGAGCATTTTTCACTTGCGAGTCTTTGTGATGATATCCCAGTTATCACTTTCAACGGCTTAGCAAAAACCTATCGTGCGGCCGGGATCCGCATGGGCTGGATGGTGATCAGTGGTAAGCATTCAGTGATGCGGGACTTGATCACAGGCTTAGAAATGCTCGCGTCTATGCGATTATGCGCCAATGTTCCTGCACAGTTTGCCATTCAACAAGCGCTCGGAGGCATACAGTCCATCGACCAACTCATTGAACCGGGTGGGCGTTTGTATGAGCAGCGTGATATTGCGTTTAAAGGCTTAAACGATATCGAAGGGATAAGCTGTGTAAAGCCAAAGGGCGCGCTTTATGCGTTTCCAAAAGTCGACGTGAAGCGGTTTAATATTAAGAATGATGAGCGCATGGTGCTGGACTTGCTCAAAGAAGAAAAAATTCTACTTGTCCACGGACGTGCTTTTAACTGGCCCAGTGCGGATCATTTTAGATTAGTGTTTTTACCACATAAAGATGATTTACAGCCTGCAATGGATAGAGTAAAGCGCTTTTTTGCGCATTACAGTCAGTAA